CTGCCGCGGTCTCCTTGCGTTCGTCGTCGAGGATCTCCGAGTACGCGACTCTCGAGTTGTCGTCGACGGCGTGGTGCAGATACCGGTAGCCGCGGGAGCCGGCCGCTCCTGACCGTGCGGCCTTGTCACGGACGGATCCCGCGGCACGGTCCTGCGCCGATCCGCGGCCGAAGACGCGCCAGCCGCCGCCATCAGGGATCCGGCCCTGCTTCTTGATGTCGACGTGGATCAGCTGGCCCGGTCTTGCGACCTCGTACCGCTTCGGCGTCGGCTTGCGGACTGGCAGCCCGGTGGCCTGATCGATGTTCACGAGCTTCGGCATCCCATACCTGGCCAGCACCCGGCCGACCGTCGAGCGGGCAAGGCCCAGGTGATACGCGATCCGGTGCGGACCCCACCGGCGGGTGAACCGCAACGACACGATCCTCCGCTCCGTCTTCCGCGGGAGCCGGTTCGGCGAGGTCTGCGGCCTGAAGCTGCGGTCCGTCAACGGCAGCCCGGCCCGATACCGGTCGACCCACCGTTTCGCCGTCGCGGGCGAGCACTGGAACCGTTCCGCTGCCCGCCGCAACGACCAGCCCCGATCCACGAC
The DNA window shown above is from Microbacterium laevaniformans and carries:
- a CDS encoding IS481 family transposase, giving the protein MSHANAPLTPEGRRRLAVLVVDRGWSLRRAAERFQCSPATAKRWVDRYRAGLPLTDRSFRPQTSPNRLPRKTERRIVSLRFTRRWGPHRIAYHLGLARSTVGRVLARYGMPKLVNIDQATGLPVRKPTPKRYEVARPGQLIHVDIKKQGRIPDGGGWRVFGRGSAQDRAAGSVRDKAARSGAAGSRGYRYLHHAVDDNSRVAYSEILDDERKETAAGFWTRANAFFASLGVTVTAVMTDNGACYRSHAFADALGDGVKHKWTKPYRPQTNGKVERFNRTLAAEWAYAKPYASEAERAAAYETWLHHYNHHRPHTGIGGQTPSARVHNVTGKYT